From a region of the Anaeromyxobacter sp. genome:
- a CDS encoding 1-acyl-sn-glycerol-3-phosphate acyltransferase, whose protein sequence is MAWHRPRGHGVEQVPTDRPVVYVGKHPQGFLYTEVIAFGMLAYFARLQRPAFKVLEKQDTSLHRAPVLGWLRRNFNAIPASEEAGVAALRGGESLLVFPGGARELHGEPDRLRWEGRRGYARMAARAGAPVVPFAIAGADQQHPWRLRLGRKHTLWLPPLPLPVRLDVWFGAPLSPPPPDDEAAVVAFAEAVRLATQALLDGAMRARRGG, encoded by the coding sequence ATGGCCTGGCACCGGCCGCGGGGCCACGGGGTCGAGCAGGTGCCCACCGACCGGCCGGTGGTCTACGTGGGCAAGCACCCCCAGGGCTTCCTCTACACCGAGGTCATCGCCTTCGGGATGCTGGCCTACTTCGCCCGGCTGCAGCGGCCGGCCTTCAAGGTGCTGGAGAAGCAGGACACCTCCCTCCACCGGGCGCCGGTGCTCGGCTGGCTGCGGCGCAACTTCAACGCCATCCCGGCCAGCGAGGAGGCCGGGGTGGCGGCGCTGCGCGGCGGCGAGTCGTTGCTGGTGTTCCCGGGCGGGGCGCGCGAGCTGCACGGCGAGCCCGACCGCCTGCGCTGGGAGGGGCGGCGCGGCTACGCCCGCATGGCGGCCCGGGCCGGCGCGCCGGTGGTGCCGTTCGCCATCGCGGGCGCCGACCAGCAGCACCCGTGGAGGCTGAGGCTGGGGCGGAAGCACACCCTCTGGCTGCCGCCGCTGCCGCTGCCGGTCAGGCTGGACGTCTGGTTCGGCGCGCCGCTCTCGCCGCCCCCGCCGGACGACGAGGCGGCGGTGGTGGCCTTCGCCGAGGCGGTGCGCCTGGCCACCCAGGCGCTGCTCGACGGGGCGATGCGGGCGCGGCGCGGCGGCTGA
- a CDS encoding DUF1638 domain-containing protein, giving the protein MLTCPLLQEEVEAVGRALGLRVRLGGLTCACLPPGPRPTPAPTPAPAALAEAGTPRRPLVVLASLCAGLARGGPPTCFHLLASAPLVDDLLSGGSHLVTPGWLRHWRRHLADMGLDQETARALYGEASHEVVLLDTGVAADGAAELGAFAAHVGLPHRTLPVGLDELRLRLEAQVDEARRDPGVA; this is encoded by the coding sequence GTGCTCACCTGCCCCCTCCTGCAGGAGGAGGTGGAAGCGGTGGGTCGCGCGCTCGGCCTGCGGGTCCGCCTGGGCGGCCTCACCTGCGCCTGCCTGCCGCCGGGCCCGCGGCCCACACCGGCCCCGACGCCGGCCCCCGCCGCGCTGGCGGAGGCCGGGACGCCGCGCCGTCCCCTGGTGGTGCTGGCCTCGCTCTGCGCAGGGCTGGCACGCGGCGGGCCGCCCACCTGCTTCCACCTGCTCGCCAGCGCCCCGCTGGTGGACGACCTGCTCTCGGGCGGGTCACACCTGGTCACGCCCGGCTGGCTGCGCCACTGGCGGCGCCACCTGGCCGACATGGGGCTCGACCAGGAGACCGCCCGGGCCCTCTACGGCGAGGCCTCCCACGAGGTGGTGCTGCTCGACACCGGCGTGGCGGCGGACGGCGCCGCCGAGCTCGGCGCCTTCGCGGCGCACGTCGGGCTGCCGCACCGGACCCTGCCGGTGGGGCTCGACGAGCTGCGGCTGCGGCTCGAGGCGCAGGTGGACGAGGCGCGGCGCGATCCCGGCGTGGCCTGA
- a CDS encoding cobalamin-dependent protein (Presence of a B(12) (cobalamin)-binding domain implies dependence on cobalamin itself, in one of its several forms, or in some unusual lineages, dependence on a cobalamin-like analog.) has translation MTSTAPLLALEALERAFIAVDRARVTSLVRDALDAATPEQVIDQLLVPALDRVGSAWEEGSVSLSQVYMAGRLAEDLVTRLLPRPARPAGAPRVALAVLEDQHVLGKRLVLAYLHTAGLPVLDLGAGLSARDLAERAAGEGATVVMISTLMLRAALRVQDVVDGLRTRGCRAPVVVGGAPFRLDPGLWQRVGADAWGPSASDAPRLALALGVRP, from the coding sequence ATGACCTCCACCGCCCCGCTCCTGGCGCTCGAAGCGCTCGAGCGCGCCTTCATCGCCGTCGATCGGGCCCGGGTGACCAGCCTGGTCCGCGACGCCCTCGACGCCGCCACCCCCGAGCAGGTCATCGACCAGCTGCTGGTGCCTGCGCTCGACCGGGTGGGGAGCGCCTGGGAGGAGGGCAGCGTCTCGCTCTCCCAGGTCTACATGGCCGGGCGGCTGGCGGAGGACCTGGTGACGCGGCTCCTGCCGCGACCGGCCAGGCCGGCCGGCGCCCCGCGGGTGGCCCTGGCGGTGCTGGAGGACCAGCACGTGCTCGGCAAGCGGCTGGTGCTGGCCTACCTGCACACCGCCGGCCTGCCGGTGCTCGACCTGGGCGCCGGGCTGTCGGCCCGCGACCTGGCGGAGCGGGCGGCCGGCGAGGGGGCCACGGTGGTGATGATCTCCACCCTCATGCTGCGGGCGGCGCTGCGGGTGCAGGACGTGGTGGATGGGCTGCGGACCCGCGGCTGCCGGGCCCCGGTGGTGGTGGGCGGCGCCCCCTTCCGGCTCGACCCCGGGCTCTGGCAGCGGGTGGGCGCCGACGCCTGGGGACCCTCGGCCTCCGACGCCCCGCGGCTGGCCCTGGCGCTGGGGGTGCGCCCGTGA
- a CDS encoding methylcobamide--CoM methyltransferase MtbA produces MTALTSSRRIGEMLAGRDPDRVPFFLPVTMHGARAVGVPLRDYFTRPENVAEGQVRLRARLGHDVVTAFHYASLEVEAFGGESQLYDDGPANAGAPPLDDTAGILRLQPPRFEEVPGLVRTLQATRLLAARVAGDCPVLGAVVSPFSLPAMQLGLPRWFELLHEEPAVAERLIAVNEAFTTAWGNAQLAAGADLLVFFDPVASPDLVPDSIYLGLARPSVNRCLKALKGPVVLSSASARGLRRVPDAIDAGALGVGGSPFEALGALKAACRGQLALLGGLDSLSLAAATPDQAAATARAAIAEAGPGSRFLLTEHHGEIPWQVSELVLDAVSEAVHRHGRYPIAPAPPHAA; encoded by the coding sequence GTGACCGCGCTCACCTCCTCGCGGCGGATCGGCGAGATGCTGGCGGGCCGCGATCCGGACCGGGTGCCGTTCTTCCTGCCGGTCACCATGCACGGGGCCCGGGCCGTGGGCGTGCCGCTGCGCGACTACTTCACCCGGCCCGAGAACGTGGCGGAGGGGCAGGTGCGCCTGCGCGCCCGCCTGGGCCACGACGTGGTGACCGCCTTCCACTACGCCAGCCTGGAGGTGGAGGCCTTCGGGGGCGAGAGCCAGCTGTACGACGACGGCCCGGCCAACGCCGGCGCGCCGCCCCTCGACGACACGGCCGGGATCCTGCGGCTCCAGCCGCCCCGGTTCGAGGAGGTGCCGGGCCTGGTCCGCACCCTGCAGGCCACCCGGCTGCTGGCCGCGCGGGTCGCCGGCGACTGCCCGGTGCTGGGCGCGGTGGTCTCGCCCTTCTCCCTGCCCGCCATGCAGCTCGGCCTGCCGCGCTGGTTCGAGCTGCTGCACGAGGAGCCGGCGGTGGCCGAGCGGCTCATCGCCGTCAACGAGGCCTTCACCACCGCCTGGGGCAACGCCCAGCTGGCGGCCGGCGCCGACCTGCTGGTGTTCTTCGACCCGGTGGCCTCGCCGGACCTGGTGCCGGACTCCATCTACCTCGGCCTGGCCAGGCCCTCGGTCAACCGGTGCCTCAAGGCGCTGAAGGGGCCGGTGGTCCTGAGCTCCGCCTCGGCGCGCGGGCTCCGGCGGGTGCCGGACGCCATCGACGCCGGGGCGCTGGGCGTGGGCGGCTCGCCCTTCGAGGCGCTGGGCGCGCTCAAGGCGGCCTGCCGCGGGCAGCTGGCGCTGCTGGGCGGGCTCGACTCCCTGTCCCTGGCTGCCGCCACGCCGGACCAGGCGGCCGCCACGGCCCGCGCCGCCATCGCCGAGGCCGGCCCCGGCAGCCGCTTCCTGCTCACCGAGCACCACGGCGAGATCCCCTGGCAGGTCTCCGAGCTGGTGCTCGACGCGGTGTCCGAGGCGGTCCACCGCCACGGGCGCTACCCCATCGCCCCCGCGCCGCCCCATGCCGCCTGA